Proteins from a single region of Salvia hispanica cultivar TCC Black 2014 unplaced genomic scaffold, UniMelb_Shisp_WGS_1.0 HiC_scaffold_270, whole genome shotgun sequence:
- the LOC125198796 gene encoding receptor-like protein 9DC3, whose amino-acid sequence MLVASNTKLPFPKLQVLDVSHNAFIGSLPERYLNNLRGMIDAKENQTDDGENLFLKYIKLRLTLKGLDQLLQRLLNTFTTIDLSSNKFSGTIPPSIANLTSIRYLNLSHNTIGGHIPASLGDMSILESLDLSSNKLDGEIPRELAKLTFLAKLNLSMNNLKGKIPQFGQLSTFENNSYAGNVGLCGFPLTRKCEGGDGKWKPSPLHVEVESDVEVEWIYVFIALGYVVSIGIFSWLLLFWRSFRYKYYEIVDYVLEKIFDFCQCRKKRERRRRTVRNLARRQS is encoded by the coding sequence ATGTTGGTGGCTTCAAACACTAAGCTGCCGTTTCCAAAGTTGCAAGTCTTGGATGTATCACATAATGCATTTATTGGCTCTCTACCTGAGAGATATCTCAACAACTTGCGAGGTATGATAGATGCCAAGGAAAACCAGACCGATGATGgagaaaatttatttctaaaatatataaagttgAGGCTCACATTGAAAGGATTAGATCAGTTATTGCAGCGACTACTTAATACCTTTACAACTATTGACTTGTCCTCCAACAAATTCTCTGGGACCATTCCACCTTCTATAGCGAATCTTACGTCTATTAGATACTTGAATTTGTCCCACAATACCATTGGAGGACATATACCGGCATCTCTTGGAGATATGAGTATCCTCGAGTCGTTGGATTTGTCTTCGAACAAACTGGATGGAGAAATTCCACGTGAATTGGCAAAGCTGACATTTCTTGCGAAGTTGAACCTTTCGATGAATAATCTTAAGGGAAAAATACCACAGTTTGGTCAACTTTCCACGTTTGAGAATAATTCATATGCGGGAAATGTAGGGTTGTGTGGATTTCCACTGACGAGAAAATGTGAGGGGGGCGATGGAAAATGGAAACCATCACCTCTTCATGTGGAAGTGGAATCGGATGTGGAGGTGGAGTggatttatgtgtttattgCTCTTGGATATGTTGTGAGCATAGGAATCTTTTCTTGGCTGCTTTTATTTTGGCGAAGTTTCAGGTATAAATACTATGAGATAGTTGACTATGTTTTAGAGAAGATCTTTGACTTTTGCCAGTGC